A window from Bos mutus isolate GX-2022 chromosome 1, NWIPB_WYAK_1.1, whole genome shotgun sequence encodes these proteins:
- the NFKBIZ gene encoding NF-kappa-B inhibitor zeta, whose protein sequence is MIVDKLLDDSRGGEGLLDAAGDCGLMTSPLNLAYFYGASPPAAAPGACDGGCSASGPSAPGSPGSDSSDFSSASSVSSCGAVESRPRGGARAERLQVEPHMGVVRQQRGPFQGVRVKNSVKELLLHIRSHKQKASGQAVDDFKTQSVNREQFTELKNTVSYSGKRKGSDSLSDGPACKRSALLHTQFLTPPQTPTPAESMEDVHHNESKQDSCADLLQNIINIKNECSPVSLNTVQVSWMSPGEVPQGSPHEQCQDLHRGQVFSPPQKYQPFQVSSSPHMMDQASMYQYSPQNQSVQPPPQHYTHNPALEYSPYSRTSQSPSYEPHLFGREPQFCPDQSFAPLLSDPRQSENIAVPPQTAPSVQQQIDTHLQNFNLMPPDTCEALARPDASSTPLSTPLPFPNLGGNPMSTTQLGKSFFQWQVEQEENKLANISQDQFLSKDADGDTFLHIAVAQGRRALSYVLARKMNALHMLDIKEHNGQSAFQVAVAANQHLIVQDLVTLGAQVNTTDCWGRTPLHVCAEKGHSQVLQAIQKGAAGSNQFVDLEATNYDGLTPLHCAVLAHNAVVHELQRNQQPHSPEVQELLLKNKSLVDTIKCLIQMGAAVEAKDRKSGRTALHLAAEEANLELIRLFLELPSCLSFVNAKAYNGNTALHVAASLQYRVTQLDAVRLLMRKGADPSTRNLENEQPVHLVPDGPVGEQIRRILKGKSIQQRAPPY, encoded by the exons ATGATCGTGGACAAGCTGCTGGACGACAGCCGCGGCGGAGAGGGGCTGCTGGACGCGGCCGGCGACTGCGGCCTCATGACCAGCCCGCTCAACCTGGCCTACTTCTATGGCGCGtcgccgcccgccgccgcccccggcGCCTGCGACGGGGGCTGCTCGGCGTCTGGGCCCTCGGCGCCAGGCTCGCCCGGCTCCGACTCCTCCGACTTCTCCTCCGCCTCGTCCGTGTCCTCCTGCGGGGCGGTCGAGTCCCGGCCGAGAGGCGGCGCCCGTGCTGAGCGGCTGCAAG TTGAGCCCCATATGGGAGTTGTAAGGCAGCAGAGAGGACCCTTTCAAGGTGTTCGTGTGAAGAACTCGGTGAAGGAACTCCTATTGCACATCCGAAGTCATAAACAGAAGGCTTCCGGACAAGCTGTCGATGATTTTAAG acaCAAAGTGTGAACAGAGAGCAATTCACAG AATTGAAGAACACAGTATCATATAGTGGGAAAAGGAAAGGCTCTGATTCACTGTCTGATGGACCAGCTTGCAAAAGATCAGCTTTATTACATACCCAGTTTTTG acaCCGCCTCAAACACCCACACCCGCGGAGAGCATGGAAGATGTCCATCACAATGAATCCAAACAGGACAGCTGTGCCGATCTGCTTCAGAACATTATCAACATTAAGAATGAATGCAGCCCGGTTTCCCTGAACACTGTCCAAGTTAGCTGGATGAGCCCTGGGGAGGTCCCTCAGGGCTCCCCCCACGAGCAGTGTCAGGACCTCCACAGAGGGCAGGTCTTCTCTCCACCTCAGAAATACCAGCCCTTCCAAGTCAGCAGCTCCCCACACATGATGGATCAGGCTTCCATGTACCAGTATTCACCACAGAATCAGAGCGTGCAGCCGCCGCCACAGCACTACACCCACAATCCAGCCCTGGAATACAGCCCTTATTCCAGAACTTCCCAGTCCCCCAGCTATGAGCCACACTTGTTTGGTCGAGAACCACAGTTCTGCCCGGACCAGAGTTTTGCACCCCTTTTAAGTGATCCCCGGCAATCTGAGAATATTGCTGTTCCCCCTCAGACTGCTCCCAGTGTTCAGCAGCAAATTGACACCCACCTACAGAACTTCAACCTGATGCCACCAGATACCTGTGAGGCCCTGGCAAGGCCAGATGCAAGCTCTACCCCTTTAAGCACACCGCTGCCCTTCCCGAACCTTGGCGGAAATCCAATGAGCACCACACAGTTAGGGAAATCATTTTTTCAGTGGCAAGTAGagcaggaagaaaacaaattGGCGAATATCTCCCAAGACCAGTTTCTTTCAAAGGATGCAGATGGTGACAC GTTCCTGCATATTGCTGTTGCCCAAGGGAGAAGGGCACTTTCCTATGTCCTTGCAAGAAAGATGAATGCGCTTCACATGCTAGATATTAAAGAACACAATGGACAG AGTGCCTTCCAGGTGGCCGTGGCTGCCAATCAGCACCTCATCGTGCAGGATCTAGTGACCCTCGGGGCCCAGGTGAACACCACTGACTGCTGGGGAAGAACGCCCCTGCATGTGTGTGCGGAGAAGGGCCACTCCCAGGTGCTTCAG GCAATTCAGAAGGGAGCAGCGGGGAGCAACCAGTTTGTGGACTTGGAGGCAACTAACTATGATG GCCTGACCCCTCTACACTGTGCAGTCTTGGCCCATAATGCTGTGGTGCATGAACTCCAGAGAAATCAACAGCCCCATTCACCTGAAGTTCAGGAGCTTTTGCTGAAGAATAAAAGTCTAGTTGATACAATTAAGTGTCTGATTCAAATGGGAGCAGCAGTGGAAGCTAAG GATCGTAAAAGTGGCCGTACAGCCCTGCATCTGGCAGCTGAAGAAGCAAACCTGGAACTCATCCGCCTCTTTTTGGAACTGCCCAGTTGCCTGTCTTTTGTGAACGCAAAG GCTTACAATGGAAACACCGCCCTCCATGTTGCTGCCAGCCTGCAATATCGGGTGACGCAGTTGGATGCAGTCCGCCTGTTGATGAGGAAGGGAGCAGACCCAAGTACTCGGAACTTGGAGAACGAACAGCCAGTGCATTTGGTTCCTGATGGCCCTGTGGGAGAGCAG ATCCGACGTATCCTGAAGGGAAAGTCCATTCAGCAGAGAGCTCCACCGTATTAG